A genomic window from Paenibacillus sp. FSL K6-0276 includes:
- a CDS encoding sensor histidine kinase produces the protein MRNSFHSIHHRLFLLFLFCMSSILLIVSLLYYNRTTVQFHEKISDLSQKNVAQTADLFSLLYKGYDSLSKSLSNNFELIRLLNETSNEPAVAYINEQTITNILGAIFYSRDDLVGIHVITDKGKIYNYGNYMNVVDPGYMKEDWYHQLQASSGKMVWLGVYEHSLIDQVEDSPVFAFGRQIYDLNEHKPIGIVLYEMNPKPVLDALDNVKLGEHSQVYLMSQDGRFVSSAKDQEPDLRQLPSLQNSQNVVVEQKSNRLLVASKLSFSGWWVLSITPDRDLNVELVEMKRYLFIVFSILVLVSILIASIVSRTISLPLKKVIREMKQVEIGNFRGMVNVSSYQEINILVASFNRMVRRIEELIERVKLSSVSEKNAELHALQSQVNPHFLYNTLDMIYWMLDEEGNEQLGELVLSLSSMFRYSSHWEADVEVTLREELEQIGHYLNIISIRLEGRLRIEMNIDERWLDVRLPKMTVQPVIENAVKHGLESLDRQGILMVSTLEEAGVLNIIVQDNGKGMDAAKLNALVESLDRPTTKENGKMGIGLQNLHRRLQHMFGESYGLVIRSLPGERTEVAIVLPIPQEGESNREHSHS, from the coding sequence TTGAGAAACAGCTTTCATTCCATCCACCATCGATTGTTTTTGCTGTTTCTTTTTTGTATGTCTAGCATTCTACTGATTGTGAGTCTGCTCTACTACAACCGGACAACGGTACAGTTTCATGAGAAAATTAGTGATTTGTCGCAGAAAAATGTCGCTCAGACGGCTGATCTTTTCAGCTTGCTGTACAAGGGCTATGACAGTCTTTCTAAATCACTCAGCAATAACTTTGAATTGATACGTCTCCTTAATGAAACAAGCAATGAGCCCGCAGTAGCCTACATCAATGAACAGACGATTACGAATATTCTCGGAGCTATCTTTTATTCGAGGGATGACCTCGTAGGGATCCATGTCATTACGGATAAAGGAAAGATTTATAATTACGGAAACTATATGAATGTGGTTGATCCAGGATATATGAAGGAGGATTGGTATCATCAGCTTCAGGCTTCCTCCGGTAAAATGGTCTGGCTCGGCGTCTATGAACATTCACTTATCGATCAAGTGGAGGATAGTCCTGTGTTTGCCTTCGGTCGTCAGATTTACGATCTTAATGAGCACAAACCGATTGGTATTGTTCTGTATGAGATGAATCCGAAGCCTGTTCTAGATGCACTTGATAATGTAAAGCTGGGAGAGCATAGTCAGGTGTATTTAATGTCGCAGGATGGACGATTCGTATCCTCAGCAAAAGATCAGGAACCTGATTTAAGGCAACTCCCATCTTTGCAGAACTCCCAAAATGTAGTGGTCGAACAGAAATCGAATCGTCTGCTCGTCGCTTCTAAACTGTCCTTCTCCGGATGGTGGGTGCTTAGTATTACTCCTGATCGCGACCTAAATGTGGAATTGGTAGAGATGAAACGTTATCTGTTCATTGTATTCTCTATCCTCGTACTCGTCTCCATCCTGATAGCTTCCATTGTTTCACGAACGATTTCTTTACCGCTTAAAAAGGTGATCCGAGAGATGAAGCAAGTGGAGATCGGTAATTTCCGGGGAATGGTGAATGTTTCTTCTTATCAAGAGATTAATATCCTTGTTGCTTCCTTCAATCGCATGGTTCGCCGAATCGAAGAACTGATCGAGCGGGTAAAGCTCTCTTCCGTCAGTGAGAAGAATGCTGAGCTTCATGCTTTGCAATCTCAAGTAAACCCACATTTTCTATACAATACACTGGATATGATTTATTGGATGCTGGATGAGGAAGGAAATGAGCAGCTGGGCGAACTTGTTCTCTCGCTTTCTTCGATGTTCAGGTACAGTAGTCATTGGGAAGCCGACGTAGAAGTCACTCTTCGAGAAGAACTGGAACAAATCGGACACTATCTTAATATTATTTCAATCCGACTGGAAGGTCGTCTACGGATTGAGATGAATATAGATGAACGATGGTTAGATGTTCGCCTTCCCAAGATGACTGTACAGCCGGTCATTGAAAATGCAGTAAAACATGGTTTGGAATCGCTTGACCGCCAAGGGATTCTGATGGTTAGTACACTTGAAGAAGCTGGAGTGCTAAACATCATTGTTCAGGATAATGGTAAGGGGATGGATGCAGCGAAGCTAAATGCATTGGTGGAATCCTTGGACCGGCCAACAACAAAAGAAAATGGGAAAATGGGGATAGGTCTTCAAAATCTACATCGACGGCTCCAGCATATGTTCGGAGAATCATATGGTCTTGTGATACGAAGTTTACCTGGAGAAAGAACCGAAGTGGCTATCGTGCTGCCGATTCCGCAGGAAGGAGAGAGCAATCGTGAACATTCTCATAGCTGA
- a CDS encoding carbohydrate ABC transporter permease: MRKVKKGFVYLLFAIPVVTQLYPLLWLLLYSLKTNEEILDGSFFSFPNVFQWHNYSEAYKSGSYLKYLSNSVMVTGVTMIFVILLSSMVAYAISRFRWRYGNLVMTIFLMGMMIPMQATLLPLMIIFKNVHVLNTHLSLILPYVAFSTPIAVFILSGFMKSIPHEIEESAFIDGASVYRIFRTIILPVSVPPVMTVCILTFINIWNEYILAATFISSEKLKTLPFGVYTFVSQYSVNYGNIGAFLVMGALPVILIYFFLSNQITKGMVAGAVKG; encoded by the coding sequence ATGCGGAAAGTCAAGAAAGGATTCGTGTATCTTCTCTTTGCGATTCCTGTCGTTACCCAGCTATATCCTCTTCTTTGGCTACTACTCTATTCCTTGAAGACCAATGAAGAGATTCTGGATGGCAGTTTTTTCTCATTTCCTAATGTATTTCAGTGGCATAACTATAGCGAGGCTTATAAGTCCGGTAGTTATCTAAAGTATTTATCCAACAGCGTAATGGTTACCGGTGTAACGATGATCTTCGTCATTCTGCTTAGCTCGATGGTAGCTTATGCGATCTCTCGGTTCCGTTGGCGTTACGGCAACTTGGTCATGACGATATTCTTAATGGGGATGATGATTCCCATGCAGGCCACTTTACTACCGCTGATGATCATTTTCAAAAATGTGCATGTTCTGAATACACATTTATCGCTCATATTGCCTTATGTTGCTTTTTCTACTCCTATAGCGGTGTTCATTTTAAGTGGGTTTATGAAAAGCATTCCGCATGAAATCGAAGAATCGGCCTTTATCGATGGGGCGAGCGTATATCGTATCTTCCGCACGATCATTCTTCCTGTTTCCGTACCGCCGGTAATGACAGTGTGTATTCTAACGTTCATTAACATTTGGAATGAGTATATCTTAGCGGCCACCTTCATTTCCTCCGAGAAATTGAAGACTTTGCCCTTTGGCGTGTACACATTTGTTAGCCAGTATTCTGTTAACTATGGTAATATCGGCGCTTTTCTAGTCATGGGTGCACTGCCCGTCATTTTAATTTATTTCTTCCTATCTAATCAGATCACGAAAGGAATGGTGGCAGGAGCAGTAAAAGGATAA
- a CDS encoding sugar ABC transporter permease, with amino-acid sequence MKVLKVPARTIAVFVLPCLLLYVCLVFAPILVSFYTGLLQWDGITTTKTFAGLANFKEMFFHDPVFWPSVRRTLLYAVASMVEIPFCLLMAILLNRYVRKGNTLVSIYFTPVILSVVIIGQLWKTIYDPVSMGGMLNGVLISLGLDSWTHNWITEPKIAMFALYAVSLWQYFGYHLLIQYTGVQNIPDELYEAAKIDGADGFKADRYITFPLIIPIFKISIVLAFIGSLQAFDLVMVMTAGGPAHATDVISTHMYNSSFLSFKYGYGSAIASFLVILCLVFTAGINTIFNKLEKKFS; translated from the coding sequence ATGAAGGTACTAAAGGTTCCAGCGCGCACAATAGCCGTCTTCGTGTTACCTTGCCTGCTTTTGTATGTGTGCTTGGTGTTTGCTCCTATCCTAGTATCCTTTTATACAGGATTGCTACAATGGGACGGAATTACGACTACGAAAACATTTGCTGGACTTGCTAATTTCAAAGAGATGTTTTTTCATGATCCAGTGTTTTGGCCATCTGTAAGGAGAACCTTGCTCTATGCTGTTGCCTCCATGGTGGAAATTCCATTTTGTTTGTTGATGGCTATCCTTCTAAATCGGTACGTGAGAAAAGGAAACACTTTAGTTTCTATTTACTTTACGCCGGTTATTTTATCAGTGGTCATCATTGGGCAGCTCTGGAAAACGATTTATGACCCTGTCTCCATGGGAGGGATGTTGAATGGCGTTCTGATCTCACTTGGGCTAGATAGCTGGACTCATAATTGGATCACAGAACCTAAAATTGCAATGTTCGCGCTCTATGCAGTATCTCTTTGGCAATATTTCGGCTACCATTTGCTGATTCAATATACCGGTGTTCAGAATATCCCGGATGAGCTGTATGAAGCGGCAAAGATCGATGGGGCTGACGGATTCAAAGCCGATCGCTATATCACTTTTCCGCTGATTATTCCAATCTTTAAAATATCTATTGTACTCGCCTTTATAGGGTCTTTGCAGGCTTTTGATCTCGTCATGGTCATGACAGCCGGTGGACCCGCTCATGCTACAGATGTTATTTCCACACATATGTACAACAGCTCATTCCTATCTTTTAAATATGGATATGGTAGTGCGATCGCTTCGTTCTTGGTCATACTGTGCCTTGTATTTACTGCTGGCATTAATACTATCTTTAATAAACTTGAAAAAAAATTCAGTTAG
- a CDS encoding extracellular solute-binding protein, translated as MVSKKMKATSTIALSAALVLSMAACGNSNNESKGDTESKGNTATNAPDAGTTKTESAKKVTITFQNIYPDPATPSYKMLHELVDQYEKENPNIHIELDTLNTDQQKVKLKTQAASKEIPDITIVNPAAQMKPFVDAKLFAPLNDMLDQNGLKDTYQSGLLDYYSFDGNVYALPDGNNIEVVYYNKELFEQAGIKDTPKTFDELLQDVKIFKAKGITPIAIGEKDSWTGSFLFMNILLRTNGGPGFLQDVLDGKKTFEDPAFVEAVDRFQDLVQAGAFPDGATSIDANAGGNIFKSGKAAMWVIGSWETGAVDASSVAGKAGAFQFPSVNGKGDPNEFMLAPGSAFAISANSEHLQETKDFLNFFTLNLPKKQFELKNAVGIGQKVEGDLKAAGYSDLAINISGLFNQVKGGDLAFDNTMNPATAQVHLSSIQNLFVQKMDSAQVAKEHQTAFEANK; from the coding sequence ATGGTCAGCAAAAAAATGAAGGCAACTTCAACAATTGCGTTATCAGCAGCTTTGGTTTTAAGTATGGCAGCGTGTGGAAATTCAAACAATGAGAGTAAAGGCGATACAGAGTCTAAAGGTAATACAGCTACGAATGCTCCAGATGCTGGAACTACAAAAACCGAAAGCGCTAAGAAGGTCACTATTACTTTTCAAAATATTTACCCAGATCCAGCAACACCTTCTTACAAGATGCTTCATGAGTTAGTCGATCAGTACGAAAAAGAAAACCCTAACATTCACATCGAACTGGATACTTTAAATACGGACCAGCAAAAGGTCAAATTGAAAACACAAGCCGCTTCCAAAGAAATTCCTGATATTACGATTGTTAACCCAGCTGCACAAATGAAACCTTTCGTTGATGCTAAATTGTTCGCTCCCCTGAATGACATGCTGGATCAAAATGGACTGAAAGACACCTATCAATCCGGTCTTCTCGATTACTACAGCTTCGATGGCAATGTTTATGCACTACCAGATGGTAATAACATCGAGGTAGTCTACTACAATAAAGAACTATTCGAGCAAGCCGGCATTAAAGACACCCCTAAAACATTCGATGAATTACTCCAAGATGTTAAGATCTTTAAAGCAAAGGGCATTACGCCAATCGCAATCGGTGAAAAAGATTCCTGGACGGGTTCATTCTTGTTCATGAATATCCTGCTTCGCACAAATGGAGGTCCTGGTTTCCTTCAAGATGTACTGGATGGTAAAAAAACATTTGAAGATCCTGCTTTCGTAGAAGCTGTAGATCGTTTCCAAGATCTCGTGCAAGCAGGTGCATTCCCAGATGGAGCTACTTCGATTGATGCTAACGCAGGCGGTAATATCTTCAAATCTGGTAAAGCTGCTATGTGGGTGATCGGTTCATGGGAAACAGGTGCAGTTGACGCTTCCTCTGTGGCTGGTAAAGCAGGAGCCTTCCAATTCCCATCCGTCAATGGTAAAGGGGATCCAAATGAATTCATGCTCGCACCAGGTAGCGCATTTGCCATTTCTGCGAACAGTGAGCATTTACAAGAAACGAAAGACTTCTTGAACTTCTTCACACTGAACCTTCCTAAAAAACAATTTGAACTTAAAAATGCTGTAGGGATTGGTCAAAAAGTGGAGGGAGATTTGAAAGCCGCAGGTTATTCTGATCTGGCGATCAACATTTCAGGATTGTTCAATCAGGTTAAAGGTGGAGACTTGGCCTTTGACAATACTATGAACCCAGCTACGGCGCAAGTACATCTCAGCAGCATCCAGAATCTTTTTGTTCAAAAAATGGATTCCGCTCAAGTGGCAAAAGAACATCAAACCGCATTTGAAGCAAATAAATAA
- a CDS encoding Ger(x)C family spore germination protein produces the protein MFRQRVIHLLLIFMILLTQPGCWSSKEIEDLSVITGLALDKGEPKALEREFEERGGSYQKHNKVTATVQIVPGRTIGSSGKGGETPKTHFSNISETGDSLFEVFRQFSIRKNRPIIGNHLKVIVISEDLVQQEKIRQLMDFVLRDNDIRPSCLIFLSQGRASDTLMTTEEEIPSFRLVEMVRNNFRTSKVMKGITLSNLDGLMYSKQSFVLQNVVEAQGEVKFSGAGIIKGDTGHWIGNLDPNDVESIAWIKGDIKGGSIKAYDQSNDSITYEIKSVKSKITLNETDDKKISFHVAIESTGRLIENWDVDAHSSDVVYFKELEKIFEEKLTQHINGLIHKMQFTYKVDVAGFGDWFSIEKPHVWKQIKDHWDEKFTQIPLTFDLKLKITDFGSTSD, from the coding sequence ATGTTTAGACAGAGGGTTATACACTTACTGTTAATATTCATGATTCTGCTTACGCAGCCTGGTTGTTGGAGCAGTAAAGAAATTGAAGACCTGAGTGTTATTACGGGATTGGCGCTTGACAAGGGGGAACCTAAAGCGCTCGAGCGGGAATTTGAGGAACGTGGAGGGAGCTACCAAAAGCATAATAAAGTTACGGCAACCGTACAAATTGTGCCTGGAAGAACAATCGGAAGCTCCGGAAAAGGCGGCGAAACACCCAAAACCCATTTTTCCAATATTTCAGAAACAGGGGATTCTCTGTTTGAAGTATTCCGTCAATTCTCCATACGAAAGAACCGTCCGATTATAGGCAATCACCTCAAGGTTATAGTCATTTCTGAGGATCTAGTGCAACAGGAGAAGATCAGGCAGTTAATGGACTTTGTACTGCGAGATAACGATATCCGTCCGAGCTGTCTCATATTTCTTAGCCAAGGGCGTGCGTCCGATACGCTTATGACGACCGAGGAGGAGATTCCTTCCTTTCGACTGGTGGAGATGGTCCGTAACAACTTCAGAACCAGTAAAGTTATGAAGGGCATAACGTTATCGAATCTAGATGGGCTGATGTATTCCAAGCAAAGCTTTGTGTTGCAGAACGTTGTGGAGGCACAAGGTGAGGTCAAATTTTCCGGAGCCGGTATTATCAAGGGAGATACAGGACATTGGATCGGCAATCTCGACCCAAATGATGTGGAGAGTATTGCCTGGATCAAGGGGGATATAAAAGGCGGGAGCATCAAAGCATATGATCAGTCGAACGATTCAATTACTTATGAGATTAAATCCGTTAAGAGCAAGATTACGCTGAATGAGACCGATGATAAGAAGATATCATTTCATGTTGCAATTGAGTCCACTGGACGCCTAATTGAGAATTGGGATGTTGATGCGCATTCCTCGGATGTTGTTTATTTCAAAGAACTAGAGAAGATATTTGAAGAGAAATTAACCCAACATATCAATGGTCTTATCCACAAAATGCAGTTCACCTACAAAGTGGATGTAGCAGGATTCGGGGATTGGTTTAGCATTGAAAAGCCGCATGTCTGGAAACAGATTAAGGATCATTGGGACGAGAAATTTACTCAGATTCCATTGACCTTTGATCTAAAGCTTAAGATTACCGATTTTGGTTCAACATCTGATTGA
- a CDS encoding GerAB/ArcD/ProY family transporter: protein MFKRTDDKITTSQAAIVLTNSMLGAGILTLPREIVQAVKTPDAWISVMLGGIVVLIVILVMVKLSQQFPGKTVFQYSKKIVGNLPGGVLSSLLILYFIVIAGFEIRVLAEVTLFFLLEGTPIWAIVMPFIWVGTYLVYGGINSIARVFQIVFPISIFILIICFILSTRIFDIQHLRPFLSEGMMPVIRGMKSSILVFTGCEVVMTMTAFMQHPQQAVKGMLVGLCIPLMLYLITVVMVVGGLSINSVITSTYPTIDLVRSFEISGFFFERFEFPLLVIWLMQMFCNFCSFFFNASLGISQVFNLKIHPVMFALMPVIFICTMIPQRINDVFSLGNSIGYMGVLIFMLLPLLLSIVLLIRKKGLKQNV, encoded by the coding sequence GTGTTCAAACGTACTGATGACAAGATCACAACCTCGCAGGCTGCCATAGTATTGACGAATTCGATGCTAGGAGCTGGAATACTGACCTTGCCCAGAGAAATTGTCCAAGCTGTGAAGACTCCAGATGCCTGGATTTCTGTGATGCTGGGTGGTATCGTCGTGTTAATAGTGATACTGGTTATGGTGAAGCTTAGCCAGCAATTCCCAGGTAAAACTGTCTTTCAGTATTCTAAAAAAATTGTTGGAAATCTTCCAGGCGGTGTACTGAGTTCACTGTTGATTCTGTATTTTATTGTGATTGCGGGATTCGAAATTCGTGTACTGGCGGAAGTAACATTGTTCTTTCTTCTGGAAGGGACACCAATCTGGGCGATTGTGATGCCGTTCATCTGGGTTGGTACTTACTTGGTGTACGGTGGGATTAATTCCATTGCTCGCGTATTTCAGATTGTGTTTCCAATCAGTATCTTTATCCTGATTATTTGTTTTATCTTAAGCACCAGGATTTTTGATATCCAGCATTTGCGTCCTTTTCTGAGTGAAGGCATGATGCCGGTGATCCGGGGCATGAAGTCGAGCATCCTGGTCTTTACCGGTTGTGAGGTTGTGATGACAATGACGGCCTTTATGCAGCATCCACAGCAAGCAGTCAAGGGAATGTTGGTCGGATTATGCATCCCGCTGATGCTGTATCTGATTACTGTCGTAATGGTGGTCGGCGGTCTATCTATCAATTCAGTAATCACCAGCACCTATCCTACGATAGATTTGGTACGGAGCTTTGAAATTTCAGGTTTCTTTTTTGAACGATTTGAATTTCCGTTGTTGGTCATCTGGCTGATGCAGATGTTCTGCAATTTTTGCAGCTTTTTCTTTAATGCGTCACTTGGAATCTCGCAAGTGTTCAACCTGAAGATCCATCCGGTGATGTTTGCCTTAATGCCTGTAATTTTCATCTGCACGATGATCCCTCAACGCATCAATGATGTCTTCAGTCTTGGTAATTCGATTGGCTATATGGGTGTGCTGATTTTTATGTTGTTGCCACTGTTATTGTCGATTGTATTACTGATCAGGAAGAAAGGACTCAAGCAGAATGTTTAG
- a CDS encoding spore germination protein: MWSKIVSYIPDWTIFMQAAITLFFPIGVYYLYRYLYFYVGSGRSRETGAKSQEAELKKGDKREANPQHRVSSAFTQDYDADLAAIKTALGGNGDVHFREFSVKGIQARAALVYVEGMQDEELINQQVLQNLMFAGDAQASKDIYTYMKQNMLPLAQLSEARDLDQLQESVLFGYTALIVEGMREMLLVGFPHGAVRSITEPTSEALLRGPRIGFTEVLSENTSMLRRQGLNKNLEMKMVEVGSEIKKNLVIAYMKNIVNPDLLQEVKDRISKIDMDFILESGYVEQLIEDDYLSPFQQTQNTERPDRVIASLLEGRIAILLDGTPFALVVPVTFSMLMQSPEDYYERWLPGTLLRVLRFCAAFLALLAPALYISFISFHPGLIPTQLAISIIETRQGVPFPALIEVLILEISIEILREAGIRLPKPIGPAMGIVGGLIIGDAAVQAGIVSPFLVIVVAVTAISSFSIPMYSAGITLRILRFAGMLFAAVLGMFGTILFFLLICSHLTRLSSFGVPYITPISPFRVSDWKDLFVRAPLSIMKRRPEMLKTQKKKRRS; this comes from the coding sequence ATGTGGTCTAAAATAGTCTCTTATATTCCGGACTGGACAATTTTTATGCAAGCGGCGATAACGCTGTTCTTTCCCATAGGAGTTTATTATCTTTACAGGTATTTGTATTTTTATGTTGGAAGCGGACGCTCTAGGGAGACAGGGGCCAAATCACAGGAAGCGGAACTGAAGAAGGGGGACAAACGGGAAGCAAATCCGCAGCACCGTGTGTCTTCTGCGTTTACCCAGGACTATGATGCCGACCTAGCAGCAATAAAAACGGCATTAGGGGGAAACGGAGATGTGCATTTCCGTGAATTCTCAGTCAAAGGTATTCAGGCACGTGCCGCGTTGGTCTACGTGGAGGGTATGCAGGACGAAGAGCTAATCAATCAGCAGGTGCTGCAGAATCTGATGTTTGCCGGTGATGCGCAGGCTTCGAAAGATATATACACCTATATGAAACAGAATATGCTCCCGCTGGCTCAGCTTAGTGAAGCCAGGGATCTGGACCAACTGCAGGAGTCTGTCCTGTTTGGATACACTGCGTTGATTGTCGAAGGCATGCGTGAGATGCTGCTGGTGGGCTTTCCGCATGGAGCAGTGCGCTCAATTACTGAGCCGACCTCGGAAGCTTTATTGCGGGGACCACGGATTGGCTTTACTGAAGTGCTCAGCGAAAATACTTCAATGCTGCGGCGTCAAGGGCTCAATAAGAACCTGGAAATGAAAATGGTTGAAGTAGGCAGCGAAATCAAGAAGAACTTGGTTATCGCTTATATGAAAAACATTGTAAATCCCGATCTGCTACAGGAAGTGAAGGATCGGATCTCCAAAATTGATATGGATTTCATTCTGGAATCTGGCTATGTGGAGCAGTTGATCGAGGATGATTATTTAAGTCCGTTTCAGCAAACACAAAATACGGAAAGACCCGACCGTGTGATTGCCTCCTTATTAGAGGGGAGAATCGCTATTTTGCTGGATGGCACACCGTTTGCACTCGTTGTGCCAGTGACATTCAGTATGCTTATGCAGTCTCCCGAGGATTATTATGAGCGCTGGCTTCCAGGTACACTTTTACGGGTGCTACGATTTTGCGCAGCATTTCTGGCTCTGTTAGCCCCTGCGCTATATATTTCCTTTATCTCCTTTCATCCGGGGCTAATTCCTACTCAGCTGGCGATTTCCATTATCGAAACACGCCAAGGAGTACCCTTTCCTGCTTTAATCGAAGTGTTGATTCTGGAGATTTCCATTGAAATCTTGCGTGAAGCTGGAATTCGTCTGCCGAAACCCATAGGTCCAGCAATGGGGATTGTCGGAGGTCTGATCATTGGAGATGCCGCGGTACAGGCCGGTATTGTAAGTCCCTTTCTAGTAATTGTTGTCGCCGTGACAGCGATCTCTTCATTTTCCATACCGATGTACAGTGCCGGCATTACCCTCCGAATCTTACGATTCGCAGGCATGTTATTTGCGGCGGTCCTGGGCATGTTCGGAACCATCCTGTTCTTTCTGCTGATTTGTAGTCATCTGACTCGACTTTCAAGCTTCGGGGTTCCTTACATCACCCCTATCTCGCCTTTCCGGGTAAGTGACTGGAAGGATTTATTCGTCCGTGCGCCGTTATCCATCATGAAGCGAAGACCGGAGATGCTGAAGACCCAAAAGAAAAAGCGCAGGTCCTAG